Proteins co-encoded in one Bacillus paramycoides genomic window:
- a CDS encoding ABC transporter permease — MIYIKLFLQYASQYIKTKLEYRGDFIVGLLSDLSLQAVNLIFILVVFGHTQALKGWSREEVIFIYGFFLVPFAIFSAFFNIWDFNDRYIIKGEMDRILTRPIHSLFQIILERMELESLIGAITGMIVMGYAAVELQLSFYWYDFFLFLLMVGGGALVYGGIFVTLASLGFWSDAKSSIMPLMYNIGNYGRYPVNIYNRVIRFILTFVLPFAFVGVYPAAYFLRKTEWNSYAFATPLVGVICFTIAITLWNQGVKRYRGAGN, encoded by the coding sequence ATGATATATATAAAACTATTTTTGCAATATGCAAGCCAATATATAAAAACAAAATTGGAGTATCGGGGCGATTTTATCGTTGGATTACTTTCTGATTTATCACTACAGGCTGTTAATTTAATCTTTATTCTCGTTGTGTTTGGACATACACAAGCGTTAAAAGGATGGAGTAGAGAAGAAGTAATCTTTATTTATGGTTTCTTTTTAGTGCCATTTGCCATTTTCTCAGCTTTCTTTAACATATGGGATTTTAATGATCGTTACATTATTAAAGGAGAAATGGATCGTATATTAACGAGACCGATTCATAGTTTATTTCAAATTATATTAGAAAGAATGGAGCTTGAATCTTTAATTGGAGCGATTACAGGGATGATTGTAATGGGCTATGCAGCAGTGGAGTTACAATTATCTTTTTACTGGTACGATTTCTTCTTATTCTTACTAATGGTAGGAGGGGGCGCACTTGTATATGGAGGGATATTTGTTACGCTTGCGAGCCTTGGTTTTTGGTCGGATGCAAAAAGTTCAATTATGCCGCTAATGTATAACATAGGTAACTATGGTCGCTATCCTGTTAATATTTATAACCGGGTGATTCGCTTCATTTTAACGTTTGTCCTACCATTTGCGTTTGTTGGAGTGTATCCAGCAGCATACTTCTTAAGAAAGACAGAGTGGAATAGCTATGCTTTTGCAACACCATTGGTTGGTGTTATCTGTTTTACGATTGCAATCACTCTTTGGAATCAAGGGGTAAAAAGGTACCGTGGTGCTGGTAATTAA
- a CDS encoding potassium channel family protein produces the protein MLWGFILLIAAIAILRSVQLLWSSYSDSRRFFSLYNLASLFLIYTTVLIAFGLSYVVLEEMGFAVLKEDGESLHAQSFQLVEICLYFSAVTLLSVGYGDIAPIGIGRWIAIAEALIGYTLPFAFVMRSVIDNEK, from the coding sequence ATGTTATGGGGATTTATTCTATTAATTGCAGCAATTGCTATTTTGAGAAGTGTCCAATTGTTATGGAGTTCATATTCAGATTCTAGACGTTTCTTTTCGCTGTATAATTTAGCCTCCTTGTTTCTAATTTATACAACGGTATTAATTGCGTTTGGGTTAAGTTATGTTGTATTAGAAGAAATGGGCTTTGCAGTTTTGAAAGAAGATGGAGAAAGCTTGCATGCCCAATCTTTTCAACTTGTAGAAATTTGCTTATATTTTAGCGCAGTTACTTTGTTGTCCGTTGGATACGGTGATATAGCTCCGATTGGAATAGGGAGATGGATTGCGATTGCAGAAGCGCTAATTGGATATACATTACCGTTTGCTTTTGTAATGAGGTCTGTAATAGACAATGAAAAATAA
- the bcp gene encoding thioredoxin-dependent thiol peroxidase — MITVGEMAPEFTLEGSNGEQVRLADFRGKNVVLYFYPKDMTPGCTTEACDFRDAYGLFQEKDTVILGVSPDSANRHLKFIEKHELPFVLLVDEDHKVAELYDVWKLKKNFGKEYMGIERSTFLINKDGELVNEWRKVKVKGHIEDVLSYIK; from the coding sequence ATGATCACAGTAGGAGAAATGGCTCCAGAATTTACATTAGAGGGAAGTAACGGGGAACAAGTTCGCTTAGCTGATTTTCGTGGTAAAAACGTAGTTCTATATTTTTATCCGAAAGATATGACTCCAGGGTGTACAACTGAAGCATGTGATTTTCGAGATGCATATGGATTATTTCAAGAGAAAGATACAGTTATTCTTGGTGTAAGTCCGGATTCAGCGAACAGACATCTGAAATTTATTGAGAAGCATGAACTTCCATTTGTACTTTTAGTAGATGAAGATCATAAGGTAGCGGAATTGTACGATGTTTGGAAGTTGAAAAAGAACTTTGGAAAAGAGTACATGGGAATTGAGCGTTCTACATTCCTTATTAATAAAGACGGTGAGCTTGTAAACGAATGGCGCAAAGTGAAAGTGAAGGGACATATTGAAGATGTTCTTTCTTATATAAAGTAA
- the perR gene encoding peroxide-responsive transcriptional repressor PerR, with protein sequence MVKEELKEALEMLKNMGVRITPQRHAILEYLVESMTHPTADDIYKALEGKFPNMSVATVYNNLRVFKEVGLVKELTYGDASSRFDYVTSQHYHVICEKCGKIVDFPYGGLEQLEEEAAKTTGFVINSHRLEIYGVCPECHKA encoded by the coding sequence GTGGTCAAAGAAGAATTAAAAGAAGCGCTAGAAATGCTGAAAAATATGGGTGTACGCATTACTCCACAGCGTCATGCTATTTTAGAGTACCTTGTGGAATCTATGACGCACCCAACAGCGGATGACATTTATAAAGCATTAGAAGGTAAGTTTCCAAATATGAGTGTTGCAACTGTTTATAATAACTTACGTGTATTTAAAGAGGTTGGCCTTGTAAAGGAATTAACTTATGGAGACGCTTCAAGTAGATTTGATTATGTTACAAGTCAACATTATCATGTGATTTGCGAAAAATGTGGTAAGATTGTTGATTTTCCTTATGGGGGTTTGGAACAGCTTGAAGAGGAAGCTGCGAAAACGACAGGCTTCGTTATTAATAGTCATCGCTTAGAAATTTATGGCGTTTGTCCAGAGTGTCATAAGGCGTAA
- a CDS encoding YgzB family protein, producing MSIKYSNKINKIRTFALSLVFIGLFIAYLGVFFRENIIIMTTFMMVGFLAVIASTVVYFWIGMLSTKTIQIICPSCDKPTKMLGRVDACMHCNQPLTMDRNLEGKEFDEKYNKKSYKS from the coding sequence ATGAGCATTAAGTATTCAAACAAAATTAATAAAATCCGGACCTTTGCATTAAGTTTAGTATTTATCGGCCTCTTCATTGCATACTTAGGAGTCTTTTTCCGTGAAAACATTATTATTATGACAACATTTATGATGGTTGGCTTCTTAGCTGTAATCGCTAGTACTGTCGTTTACTTTTGGATCGGTATGTTATCTACTAAAACTATACAAATTATTTGTCCAAGCTGTGATAAACCTACAAAAATGCTCGGCCGTGTCGATGCATGTATGCATTGCAACCAACCTTTAACAATGGATCGAAATCTAGAAGGAAAAGAGTTTGATGAGAAATACAATAAAAAGAGCTATAAATCATAG
- a CDS encoding DUF3884 family protein, translated as MTHSNEKNTHALKGIGEKLNPTIYQVRLMKLDEPIRFESFPELKELGDWLSTSTQMWACHSTMYKYNRAEFEKRFLEITNLTVDNVLISTGGVGFNFMSPGWRNSL; from the coding sequence ATGACACATTCAAACGAAAAAAACACACATGCTCTTAAAGGAATAGGAGAAAAGCTAAACCCAACTATCTATCAAGTGAGATTGATGAAATTAGATGAACCAATTCGATTTGAGTCGTTTCCTGAATTAAAGGAATTAGGAGACTGGTTGAGCACTTCAACGCAAATGTGGGCGTGCCACTCAACTATGTACAAGTACAACAGAGCAGAGTTTGAAAAGAGGTTTTTAGAAATTACAAACTTAACCGTTGATAATGTACTAATATCTACTGGTGGTGTCGGATTTAACTTCATGTCACCGGGGTGGAGAAATTCTCTCTAG
- a CDS encoding YebC/PmpR family DNA-binding transcriptional regulator, with the protein MGRKWNNIKDKKASKDANTSRIYAKFGREIYVAAKQGEPDPESNQALRVVLERAKTYNVPRTIIDRAVEKAKGGSEENYDELRYEGFGPNGSMVIVDTLTNNVNRTAADVRAAFSKNSGNMGVNGSVAYMFDATAVIGLEGKTSDEVLEILMEADVDARDILEEEDAVIVYAEPDQFHAVQSALKDAGVEEFTVAELTMLAQSDVTLPEDAQVQFEKMVDALEDLEDVQQVYHNVDLGE; encoded by the coding sequence ATGGGTCGTAAATGGAATAATATTAAGGATAAAAAAGCATCAAAAGATGCAAATACTAGCCGTATATACGCGAAATTTGGACGTGAAATTTATGTGGCGGCAAAACAAGGCGAGCCAGATCCAGAATCAAACCAAGCGCTTAGAGTTGTATTGGAACGTGCGAAAACATATAATGTTCCAAGAACAATTATCGATCGTGCAGTTGAAAAAGCAAAAGGCGGTTCAGAAGAAAATTATGATGAGCTTCGTTATGAAGGATTCGGACCAAATGGATCTATGGTAATTGTAGATACACTTACGAATAACGTAAACCGTACTGCAGCAGATGTACGAGCTGCATTTAGCAAAAACAGTGGTAACATGGGTGTAAACGGTTCTGTAGCTTACATGTTTGATGCGACAGCTGTTATCGGTCTTGAAGGGAAAACATCAGATGAAGTGCTTGAAATTTTAATGGAAGCAGATGTGGATGCACGTGATATTCTTGAAGAAGAAGATGCTGTTATCGTGTATGCTGAGCCTGATCAATTCCATGCAGTACAATCTGCACTTAAAGATGCTGGTGTTGAAGAATTCACAGTTGCTGAATTAACAATGCTTGCACAAAGTGATGTAACACTTCCTGAAGATGCACAAGTGCAATTTGAAAAAATGGTTGATGCGTTAGAAGATCTAGAAGATGTGCAACAAGTTTACCACAACGTAGACTTAGGAGAATAA
- a CDS encoding NUDIX hydrolase: MEHKTPKHIVAVAGYLTNEKDEVLLAKVHWRSDTWELPGGQVEEGEALDQAVCREIKEETGLTVKPIGITGVYYNASMHILAVVFKVAYVSGEIHIQPEEIQEAKFVALNEENIDEYITRPHMKSRTLDAMRAIHCIPYETWEVQPYHLIGRL; this comes from the coding sequence ATGGAACATAAAACACCAAAGCATATCGTTGCTGTAGCAGGTTATTTAACAAATGAAAAAGACGAAGTGTTATTAGCTAAAGTACATTGGCGATCGGATACGTGGGAGTTGCCAGGAGGACAGGTAGAAGAAGGAGAAGCGCTCGATCAAGCTGTTTGTAGGGAAATAAAAGAGGAAACAGGATTAACGGTGAAGCCTATCGGTATTACAGGAGTTTATTATAATGCTTCCATGCACATTCTAGCTGTTGTTTTTAAAGTCGCATACGTGAGCGGTGAAATACACATTCAGCCTGAAGAAATACAAGAGGCTAAATTTGTTGCTTTAAATGAAGAGAACATAGATGAGTACATAACGCGTCCTCATATGAAATCCAGAACGCTTGATGCGATGAGAGCAATACATTGTATTCCGTACGAAACGTGGGAAGTGCAGCCATATCATTTAATAGGTAGATTATAA
- a CDS encoding transglycosylase domain-containing protein, with protein MKERVLSRVNYHQKVALNPMTKFFYKAIILLLLLSCTLLFVGNVMIEQSDISKLHVPAKLEVPESLTHAFIATEDKRFYHHNGLDYIAIVRASVENIKAGGVVQGGSTITQQLSKNAFLTNERTFSRKWKEIFYTKKIERTFTKDEILKLYVSNIYYGEGAWGIEKAANLYFGKKVSQLTLAESAMMAAVVKAPSYYSPAQNYDKAVERRNVVLRLMEKEGYINHDEYVQAVSEKLVIRHDIKTEQSMLNSAREKAVS; from the coding sequence ATGAAAGAACGAGTATTATCTAGGGTGAACTATCATCAAAAAGTTGCATTAAATCCAATGACTAAATTCTTTTATAAAGCCATTATATTATTATTATTGTTAAGTTGTACGTTATTATTCGTTGGAAATGTGATGATCGAGCAAAGTGATATTAGTAAATTACATGTACCGGCTAAGTTAGAGGTGCCAGAATCATTAACACATGCATTTATTGCGACAGAAGATAAAAGGTTTTATCATCATAACGGTTTAGATTATATAGCGATTGTCAGAGCGTCTGTTGAAAATATAAAAGCTGGTGGTGTTGTGCAGGGTGGAAGTACAATTACACAACAGTTATCCAAAAATGCTTTTTTAACGAATGAACGTACATTTTCTCGTAAGTGGAAAGAGATTTTCTATACGAAAAAAATTGAACGTACATTTACGAAGGATGAAATTTTAAAATTGTATGTAAGCAATATTTATTACGGAGAAGGAGCATGGGGAATTGAAAAAGCGGCAAACCTTTACTTCGGTAAAAAGGTAAGTCAATTAACGCTAGCTGAAAGTGCAATGATGGCTGCTGTAGTAAAGGCACCTTCTTATTACTCACCGGCACAAAATTATGATAAGGCCGTAGAGAGACGAAATGTCGTTTTGAGATTGATGGAGAAAGAAGGATATATCAATCATGATGAGTATGTGCAAGCAGTTAGTGAGAAGTTAGTAATTCGTCATGATATAAAAACAGAGCAGTCGATGTTAAATAGTGCTCGTGAAAAAGCAGTAAGCTAA
- a CDS encoding DsbA family protein, producing the protein MKSNKLMALGIVFSIAVLIVIGTIAYSIINDKKDKGNEMFAYSTQQSLGKDDAPVKVVEFGDFKCPACRTWDVTVLPRLKEEYIDKGKVQLYFINFPFIGKDSDLGAAAGEAIYKQDKDSFWTFYDEIYQSQKKDTEEWITEELLLNIVKEKLPKVDVAQFKKDLHSKEIKEKVRKDSDRAQKLKVQGAPSVYINGNLANPDFDSMKKAIDKELKK; encoded by the coding sequence ATGAAATCAAATAAACTCATGGCTCTTGGTATAGTTTTTTCTATCGCAGTATTGATTGTAATCGGAACAATTGCGTATAGCATCATAAATGACAAAAAGGATAAAGGGAATGAGATGTTTGCTTATTCCACACAACAATCTTTAGGGAAAGATGATGCCCCAGTTAAGGTAGTTGAATTTGGAGACTTCAAATGTCCTGCTTGTCGTACTTGGGATGTAACAGTATTACCACGATTAAAAGAAGAGTATATCGATAAAGGCAAAGTGCAGTTATACTTTATTAACTTCCCATTTATCGGAAAAGACTCTGATTTAGGTGCAGCAGCTGGTGAAGCAATTTATAAACAAGATAAAGATTCATTCTGGACTTTCTATGATGAGATTTATCAAAGTCAAAAGAAAGATACGGAAGAATGGATTACAGAAGAATTACTTCTTAACATTGTGAAAGAGAAGCTTCCAAAAGTTGATGTAGCGCAATTTAAGAAAGATTTACACAGTAAAGAAATAAAAGAAAAAGTACGTAAAGATTCAGATCGTGCTCAAAAATTAAAAGTTCAAGGTGCTCCTTCAGTATATATAAACGGAAATCTTGCAAACCCTGATTTCGACAGTATGAAGAAGGCGATTGATAAAGAATTGAAAAAGTGA
- the queG gene encoding tRNA epoxyqueuosine(34) reductase QueG — translation MDFEQLKQDVIAYSKTIGIDKIGFASASPFEELKQRLIQQQQLNYQSGFEEPDIEKRTNPQLLLPGAKSIIAIALAYPSKLKNAPLSKRGERRGIFCRASWGQDYHLVLRDRLQKLEAYLIEKLPDIEVKSMVDTGELSDRAVSERAGIGWSGKNCAIITPEFGSYVYLGEMITNVPFPPDQPIEDQCGSCTKCIDVCPTGALIQGGQLDSKKCIAFLTQTKGFLPEEYRDKIGNRIYGCDTCQTVCPKNKGKDFHNHPEMEPDPELVKPLLTPLLTISNRDFKEKYGIMSGSWRGKKPLQRNAILALAHFKEASAIPDLIGVMKDDPRPVLRGTAAWALGKIGGDGVGEAIEKAMQREKDEEVLHEMNRGLELLAQKKE, via the coding sequence ATGGATTTTGAACAATTAAAGCAAGATGTAATTGCGTATAGTAAAACAATTGGTATAGATAAAATAGGCTTTGCTAGTGCTTCACCATTTGAAGAATTAAAGCAGCGGTTAATCCAGCAGCAACAATTAAATTATCAATCTGGATTTGAAGAGCCTGATATAGAAAAAAGAACGAACCCGCAGCTTCTACTACCTGGTGCAAAATCAATTATTGCGATTGCATTAGCGTATCCTTCAAAATTAAAAAATGCACCATTAAGTAAGCGAGGAGAACGCCGTGGTATTTTTTGTCGTGCCTCTTGGGGACAAGATTATCACCTTGTTTTACGGGATCGTTTGCAAAAATTAGAAGCATATTTAATTGAAAAACTTCCCGATATAGAAGTTAAGTCAATGGTTGATACGGGTGAATTAAGTGATCGAGCTGTTTCGGAGCGTGCCGGTATTGGATGGAGCGGTAAGAATTGCGCTATTATTACACCTGAATTTGGTTCATATGTATATTTAGGAGAAATGATTACAAATGTTCCCTTTCCACCAGACCAGCCGATAGAAGATCAATGCGGGAGCTGTACAAAATGTATTGATGTCTGTCCTACAGGTGCTTTAATACAAGGAGGACAGTTAGATTCGAAGAAATGTATTGCATTTTTAACACAGACGAAAGGATTCCTACCGGAAGAATACCGCGACAAAATAGGAAATCGTATTTATGGATGTGATACATGTCAGACTGTTTGTCCCAAAAATAAAGGGAAGGATTTTCATAACCATCCTGAGATGGAACCAGATCCTGAGTTAGTTAAGCCGTTATTAACACCACTTTTAACAATTAGCAATCGTGATTTTAAAGAGAAATATGGAATTATGTCTGGTTCATGGAGAGGAAAAAAGCCGTTGCAACGAAATGCAATTTTGGCACTTGCACATTTTAAAGAGGCATCAGCAATTCCTGATTTAATTGGTGTGATGAAAGACGATCCAAGACCAGTACTTCGCGGAACAGCAGCATGGGCACTTGGGAAAATTGGTGGAGATGGCGTGGGCGAAGCTATTGAAAAAGCGATGCAACGTGAGAAAGATGAAGAGGTTCTTCATGAAATGAATCGAGGACTTGAATTGTTAGCGCAGAAAAAAGAGTAG
- a CDS encoding amidase domain-containing protein translates to MVVKINIEKQVQQFLAYITEKRTNVDGIAEDLLQIAQRKKQLFQKRNAEIVKATADVSFMRQLNNSNHQEIDYQIHFKYLIKHKELFYIEEEQLKRRVCLNNSQVIGDYAIEVPEAVGMSETLEREVTKEKYGSYQYNRLEAVKYAERWWDDRNPVYRNFPDNCTNFISQCLHTGEVPMNGYPNIRKGWWQRENQWSWSWAVAHSFYWYLSGATSGLRAEAVERPEDLILGDVIAYDFEDDGRWNHTTIVVAKDADGMPLVNAHSANSRRRYWNYEDSSKYTPQMKYKFFHIING, encoded by the coding sequence ATGGTTGTAAAAATAAATATTGAAAAGCAAGTACAACAATTTTTAGCATATATAACAGAGAAACGAACAAATGTAGATGGTATTGCTGAAGATTTATTACAAATAGCACAGAGAAAGAAACAATTATTTCAAAAGCGTAATGCAGAGATAGTGAAAGCAACTGCGGATGTTTCTTTCATGAGACAATTAAATAATAGCAATCATCAAGAAATTGATTATCAAATACATTTTAAATATTTAATTAAGCATAAAGAATTATTTTATATCGAAGAGGAACAACTAAAACGAAGAGTTTGTTTAAATAATAGCCAGGTAATAGGTGATTATGCTATTGAGGTGCCAGAAGCAGTTGGAATGAGTGAGACATTAGAAAGGGAAGTTACAAAAGAGAAGTACGGTTCTTATCAGTACAACCGTTTAGAAGCAGTTAAATATGCAGAGCGTTGGTGGGATGATCGAAACCCTGTATATCGAAATTTCCCTGATAATTGTACGAATTTTATTTCTCAATGTCTTCATACTGGAGAAGTACCAATGAATGGATATCCTAACATTCGCAAAGGATGGTGGCAAAGGGAGAATCAGTGGAGTTGGAGCTGGGCTGTCGCACACTCTTTTTATTGGTATTTGTCAGGGGCTACATCAGGACTTCGAGCTGAAGCTGTAGAAAGGCCAGAGGATCTTATTCTTGGTGATGTCATCGCTTATGATTTCGAGGATGATGGTAGGTGGAATCATACGACGATTGTAGTAGCAAAAGACGCAGATGGTATGCCACTTGTAAATGCACATTCAGCGAATAGCCGTCGGCGTTATTGGAATTATGAAGATTCTAGTAAATATACACCACAAATGAAATATAAATTCTTTCATATTATTAATGGGTAG
- the trmL gene encoding tRNA (uridine(34)/cytosine(34)/5-carboxymethylaminomethyluridine(34)-2'-O)-methyltransferase TrmL gives MGVHVVLYQPEIPANTGNIARTCAATGTELHLIRPLGFSTDDKMLKRAGLDYWQHVKITYYDSIEEFYEKNKDGEFFYLTKYGEKAHTAFDYSKREKDYYFVFGRETNGLPANVIEENFDHCLRIPMTDKVRSLNLSNTAAILIYEAFRQQNYPGLDLEIVY, from the coding sequence GTGGGAGTACATGTTGTTTTATATCAACCAGAAATTCCAGCAAATACAGGTAATATTGCTCGTACTTGTGCAGCAACTGGAACAGAATTACATTTGATTAGACCGCTTGGATTTTCAACGGATGATAAAATGTTAAAGCGTGCAGGATTAGATTATTGGCAGCACGTGAAAATTACGTATTATGATTCAATTGAAGAGTTTTATGAGAAAAATAAAGACGGTGAGTTCTTCTATTTAACCAAGTATGGCGAGAAAGCTCATACAGCGTTTGATTATAGTAAGCGTGAGAAGGATTACTACTTTGTATTTGGAAGAGAAACAAACGGCTTACCAGCTAATGTAATCGAAGAAAATTTCGATCATTGTTTACGTATTCCAATGACTGATAAAGTGCGTTCATTAAATTTATCTAATACAGCAGCTATTTTAATTTATGAAGCGTTCCGTCAACAAAATTATCCAGGATTAGATTTAGAAATTGTTTATTAA